Proteins from a genomic interval of Pirellulales bacterium:
- a CDS encoding glutamate synthase subunit beta → MGDVRGFMKYGRKTSGKEPIPERIKHYREFLTVLSDDELRKQGARCMDCGVPFCHTGCPLGNIIPDWNDLVYRDQWHEAINRLHATNNFPEFTGRVCPAPCEAACVLGINEDPVAIKQIECSIADRGFDEGWIIPEPPTVRTGKKVAVIGSGPSGLAAAQQLNRAGHSVTVFERADRPGGLLMYGIPDFKLEKSHVWRRIKQLEEEGVEFKCNSHVGVNVATADLRRDYDAILLCGGATQGRDLPIPGREFSGIYFAMEFLPQQNKVNQGDKIPEQIRATDKDVIVIGGGDTGSDCDGTSNRQGCKSLTQFELLPQPPDVGNYPRADQRPAGTPWPLWPMILRTSTSHEEGCRREWSILTKEFRSDSAGHVESLVTVRIEWVKDEQGRHVFKEVSGTQEVWPCQLVLLAMGFVGPEKRGPISDLNLEMDPRGNVKTDGNYTTSQPGVFAAGDLRRGQSLVVWAIHEGREAARAVDKYLMGVSHLPSVNAGDFAWK, encoded by the coding sequence ATGGGTGATGTTCGCGGGTTTATGAAGTACGGCCGCAAGACCAGCGGCAAAGAGCCGATTCCGGAACGGATCAAGCACTATCGTGAATTTCTCACGGTTTTGTCTGACGACGAGCTGCGCAAGCAGGGCGCCCGGTGCATGGATTGCGGCGTACCGTTTTGCCATACCGGCTGCCCGCTGGGGAACATCATTCCCGATTGGAACGATTTGGTATACCGCGACCAATGGCACGAGGCCATCAATCGCCTGCACGCCACGAATAACTTTCCGGAGTTCACCGGCCGAGTGTGCCCTGCCCCGTGCGAAGCCGCCTGCGTGCTGGGCATTAACGAAGACCCGGTGGCGATCAAGCAAATTGAATGCTCCATCGCCGACCGCGGTTTCGACGAGGGATGGATTATTCCAGAGCCGCCCACGGTGCGGACCGGCAAAAAAGTTGCCGTCATTGGCAGCGGCCCATCGGGCTTGGCGGCGGCACAACAACTCAACCGCGCCGGACATTCGGTGACCGTTTTCGAGCGGGCCGACCGGCCGGGTGGCTTGCTGATGTACGGCATTCCCGATTTCAAGCTGGAAAAATCGCACGTTTGGCGGCGGATTAAACAATTGGAAGAAGAAGGGGTGGAGTTTAAGTGCAACTCCCACGTCGGCGTGAACGTGGCGACGGCTGATTTGCGCCGCGATTACGACGCCATTTTGCTGTGCGGCGGCGCCACCCAGGGGCGCGATTTGCCCATCCCAGGGCGTGAATTCAGCGGCATTTACTTTGCCATGGAATTTTTGCCGCAGCAGAACAAAGTCAATCAAGGCGATAAAATCCCGGAGCAAATTCGCGCCACCGATAAAGACGTGATCGTGATCGGCGGCGGCGACACCGGGAGCGATTGCGACGGCACTTCCAATCGGCAAGGTTGCAAAAGCCTGACGCAGTTCGAACTGCTACCGCAACCGCCGGATGTGGGCAATTATCCGCGGGCCGATCAGCGCCCGGCCGGCACACCGTGGCCGTTGTGGCCCATGATTTTGCGCACCAGCACCTCTCACGAAGAAGGCTGCCGCCGCGAATGGAGCATTTTGACCAAGGAATTTCGCAGCGATTCGGCCGGCCACGTGGAAAGTCTTGTAACCGTGCGCATCGAATGGGTTAAAGACGAGCAGGGGCGACACGTGTTCAAGGAAGTTTCCGGCACACAGGAGGTCTGGCCGTGCCAGTTGGTTTTGTTGGCGATGGGTTTTGTCGGCCCGGAAAAGCGCGGCCCGATTTCCGATTTGAATTTGGAAATGGACCCCCGTGGCAACGTGAAAACCGACGGCAATTACACGACCAGCCAGCCCGGTGTGTTTGCCGCGGGCGATTTGCGCCGCGGGCAATCGCTGGTGGTGTGGGCCATTCACGAAGGGCGCGAGGCGGCGCGGGCTGTGGATAAATATCTCATGGGCGTGTCGCATTTGCCCAGCGTCAACGCGGGCGATTTCGCCTGGAAGTAG
- the gltB gene encoding glutamate synthase large subunit — translation MESQFPHDRRPCEGLYDPAFEHDACGVGFVVNMHGEKSHQIVRQGLEILVNLTHRGACGCDPLTGDGAGILLQMPHEFFQAALPALGIQLPAAGEYGIGNVFLPPDEKERRYCEERLEAICADEGQRFLGWRDVPVNNSGIGRTAREVEPLIRQAIIGRGEHTPAELFEWKLYVIRKRHELEIRASNDLQQKKCCYACTLSSRVIVYKGLLLADQVEQFYEDLHDDRLVSALALVHQRYSTNTFPTWDLAHPFRFLAHNGEINTLRGNVNWMYARESMLKHPIYGPDLWKICPICVPGASDSAIFDNVLELLVLTGRSLAQAMSMLIPEPWSGHESMPDDLKAYYEYQACLMEPWDGPASMAFTDGTVIGATLDRNGLRPSRYWVMKNGLVVMASEAGVLALPQDQVEYKGRLRPGRMFLVDTTQGRIIRDDEIKTGLAARHPYRQWITENQVKLDDLPDVAGVNGHLDEPLVKLQRAFGYTLEDLRIIMGPMATDGYEPIGSMGNDAPLAVLSERPQLLYNYFKQLFAQVTNPPLDAIREEIITSMITTIGSEGNLLDETPEQCRLLRLEAPVITNGEVAKIKELNAPGLRSRTLSILFPRDVGATGLQQRLEELRAEASRAIEEGVAIIVLSDRGVNHDHVAIPALLAVSNVHHHLLREGTRTRCGLVIETAEAREVHHFALLTAYGAGTVNPYLALATLDEMLSQRYLPDNLTHKQLQKNYVKAAVKGVLKVMSKMGISTQQSYRGAQIFEAVGLNSNFVNEYFTWTPSRIQGVGLTEIAEETLRRHEHAYPRAEVPELLDLDVGGQYQWRRKGEAHVMNPEVVAKLQHATRINSREEFKQFCKLIDEQQTRLLTLRGLLEFRKETQPAPLDEVEPAKEIVKRFATGAMSFGSISKEAHETLAIAMNRIGGKSNTGEGGEDAARYMPDANGDLRSSAIKQVASGRFGVTSEYLNSAKELQIKMAQGAKPGEGGQLPGHKVDQEIARIRHSTPGVGLISPPPHHDIYSIEDLAQLIHDLKNANRRARISVKLVAEVGVGTVAAGVAKGKSDVVLISGHDGGTGASPQTSIKHAGLPWELGLAETHQVLVKNDLRGRIIVQTDGMIRTAKDVAIAAMLGAEEWGIATGALVTIGCIMMRKCHLNTCPVGVATQDPELRKKFSGKPEYVVNFFFLLAEELRELMARLGFRTINEMVGRVDMLDSRKAIAHWKAKGLDFSSILYKPEAPSHIKTYCSEPQAHGLEQSLDVTTLLDLCRPAIEHQTPVTLDLPIRNINRTVGTILSSEITRKYGAHGFDVEDTVQLNFKGSAGQSLLAFGVHGVTVRVEGDVNDYCGKGLSGGRIIVYPPREATFAAEKNIVAGNVVLYGATSGELYLRGVAGERFCVRNSGAHAVVEGVGDHGCEYMTGGRAIILGETGRNFAAGMSGGIAYVLDQTGRFPKLVNKEMIQLEELNADDREYIGKKLAQHVHYTGSTIGQRVLDDWDNMIGKFVKVMPTDYKRALAEMAKAHLPTSAEAETAPKAVVNV, via the coding sequence ATGGAGTCACAATTTCCACACGATCGGCGACCATGCGAGGGCTTGTACGATCCGGCCTTCGAGCATGACGCCTGCGGGGTAGGCTTCGTCGTCAACATGCACGGCGAAAAGAGCCATCAAATTGTGCGGCAAGGGTTGGAGATTTTGGTGAATCTTACTCATCGCGGGGCCTGCGGGTGCGATCCGCTGACCGGCGACGGCGCCGGCATTCTCCTGCAAATGCCGCACGAGTTTTTTCAGGCCGCGCTGCCGGCCCTGGGAATTCAATTGCCGGCAGCCGGAGAGTATGGGATTGGCAATGTGTTTTTGCCGCCGGATGAAAAAGAGCGCCGCTATTGCGAGGAACGTTTGGAAGCCATTTGCGCCGATGAAGGCCAGCGGTTTTTGGGATGGCGCGACGTGCCGGTCAACAATTCCGGCATCGGCCGCACGGCGCGCGAAGTGGAGCCGTTGATTCGGCAGGCAATTATTGGGCGTGGCGAACATACGCCGGCGGAATTGTTCGAGTGGAAGCTGTATGTGATTCGCAAACGGCACGAATTGGAAATTCGCGCTTCGAACGATTTGCAGCAAAAAAAATGCTGCTACGCCTGCACGCTGTCATCCCGGGTCATCGTTTATAAGGGGTTGTTACTGGCCGATCAGGTGGAACAGTTCTACGAAGATTTGCACGACGATCGGCTGGTGTCGGCGTTGGCCTTGGTGCATCAGCGGTACAGCACGAATACTTTCCCCACTTGGGATTTGGCCCATCCGTTCCGCTTCCTGGCGCATAACGGCGAAATCAATACGCTGCGCGGCAACGTGAACTGGATGTATGCCCGCGAAAGCATGCTCAAGCATCCGATTTATGGCCCCGATTTGTGGAAAATCTGTCCGATTTGCGTCCCCGGCGCCAGCGACTCGGCGATTTTCGACAATGTGCTGGAACTGCTGGTGCTGACCGGGCGCTCGCTGGCGCAAGCCATGTCGATGCTGATTCCCGAGCCGTGGAGCGGCCACGAAAGCATGCCGGACGATTTGAAGGCGTACTACGAATATCAGGCCTGCCTGATGGAGCCGTGGGATGGTCCGGCCTCGATGGCGTTTACCGACGGCACCGTGATTGGGGCGACGCTGGATCGCAATGGCTTGCGCCCCAGCCGCTATTGGGTGATGAAAAACGGTTTGGTGGTCATGGCCTCGGAAGCCGGCGTGTTGGCGCTGCCACAAGATCAGGTGGAATACAAGGGGCGCTTGCGGCCGGGCCGCATGTTCCTGGTCGATACGACGCAGGGCCGCATCATCCGCGACGACGAAATCAAAACCGGTTTGGCCGCGCGGCATCCGTATCGGCAATGGATTACCGAAAATCAAGTGAAACTGGACGATCTGCCGGACGTGGCCGGCGTGAACGGCCATTTGGACGAACCCCTGGTGAAGCTGCAACGTGCCTTCGGTTACACGCTGGAAGATTTACGGATTATTATGGGACCGATGGCCACCGACGGTTACGAGCCAATCGGCTCGATGGGCAACGATGCGCCGTTGGCCGTTCTGTCGGAACGCCCGCAGTTGTTGTACAACTATTTCAAGCAACTGTTTGCGCAAGTGACCAATCCACCGCTGGACGCCATTCGGGAAGAAATCATCACCTCGATGATTACGACCATCGGCTCGGAAGGAAATTTACTTGACGAAACACCCGAGCAATGCCGGCTGCTGCGGTTGGAAGCGCCGGTCATCACCAACGGGGAAGTCGCCAAAATCAAGGAGCTCAATGCGCCCGGTTTACGCAGCCGGACGCTTTCCATTCTGTTCCCGAGAGATGTCGGAGCTACCGGCTTGCAGCAGCGGCTAGAAGAGCTGCGAGCTGAAGCCAGCCGGGCGATTGAAGAAGGCGTGGCGATTATCGTGCTGTCGGACCGCGGGGTGAATCACGACCATGTAGCCATTCCCGCCCTGCTGGCCGTCAGCAACGTGCATCATCATTTACTGCGCGAAGGGACGCGCACCCGATGCGGGCTGGTCATCGAAACGGCCGAAGCCCGTGAAGTGCATCATTTTGCCCTGCTGACCGCGTACGGTGCGGGCACAGTCAACCCGTATTTGGCATTGGCCACGCTGGACGAGATGCTCTCGCAGCGTTATTTGCCGGACAACTTAACCCATAAGCAGTTGCAGAAAAACTATGTGAAAGCGGCGGTGAAGGGCGTGCTAAAAGTGATGTCGAAAATGGGCATCTCCACGCAGCAAAGTTACCGCGGCGCCCAAATTTTCGAGGCGGTTGGCTTGAATTCGAACTTTGTGAACGAATATTTCACGTGGACCCCCAGTCGCATCCAAGGGGTGGGCCTGACGGAAATTGCCGAAGAAACACTGCGACGGCACGAGCACGCTTATCCGCGCGCGGAAGTTCCCGAATTGCTCGATTTAGACGTTGGTGGCCAATATCAGTGGCGCCGCAAAGGCGAGGCGCACGTGATGAATCCGGAGGTCGTGGCCAAGCTGCAACACGCCACGCGGATCAACAGCCGGGAGGAATTCAAACAGTTTTGCAAGCTGATCGACGAGCAGCAAACGCGGTTGCTCACGCTGCGCGGCTTGCTGGAATTTCGCAAAGAAACCCAGCCGGCGCCGTTGGACGAAGTGGAGCCGGCCAAGGAAATCGTCAAGCGGTTTGCCACCGGAGCGATGTCGTTCGGCTCGATTTCCAAAGAAGCGCACGAAACGCTGGCCATTGCCATGAATCGCATCGGCGGGAAAAGCAACACCGGCGAAGGAGGCGAAGACGCGGCCCGATATATGCCGGACGCCAACGGCGATTTGCGCTCCAGCGCCATCAAGCAAGTGGCCAGCGGCCGCTTCGGCGTCACCAGCGAATACCTGAACAGCGCCAAAGAACTGCAAATCAAAATGGCTCAGGGGGCCAAGCCCGGCGAAGGAGGCCAGTTGCCCGGGCATAAGGTTGATCAAGAAATTGCCCGTATTCGCCATAGCACGCCGGGAGTGGGTTTAATTTCTCCGCCGCCGCATCACGACATTTACTCCATCGAAGATTTGGCCCAACTCATTCACGATTTGAAAAACGCCAACCGCCGGGCCCGCATTAGCGTGAAGCTGGTGGCGGAAGTCGGCGTGGGCACCGTCGCCGCCGGCGTGGCCAAGGGAAAATCGGACGTGGTGCTGATCTCCGGGCACGATGGCGGCACCGGCGCCAGCCCGCAAACTTCCATCAAGCATGCCGGTTTGCCGTGGGAACTAGGTCTGGCCGAAACGCATCAAGTGCTGGTGAAGAACGATTTGCGCGGCCGAATCATCGTGCAAACCGACGGCATGATCCGCACCGCGAAAGATGTGGCGATAGCCGCGATGCTGGGGGCTGAAGAATGGGGAATTGCCACCGGGGCGCTGGTCACCATTGGTTGCATTATGATGCGCAAATGTCATCTCAACACGTGCCCCGTGGGCGTGGCCACGCAAGACCCGGAACTGCGGAAAAAGTTCTCCGGCAAACCGGAGTACGTGGTGAACTTTTTCTTTTTGCTAGCCGAAGAACTGCGGGAACTGATGGCGCGGCTGGGCTTTCGCACGATCAACGAAATGGTGGGTCGTGTCGACATGCTCGACAGCCGCAAAGCGATTGCCCATTGGAAGGCCAAGGGGTTGGATTTCTCCAGCATTTTGTACAAGCCGGAGGCGCCATCGCACATTAAAACGTATTGCAGCGAGCCGCAAGCTCACGGCCTGGAGCAATCGCTGGATGTCACGACGCTGCTCGATTTGTGCCGTCCGGCGATTGAGCATCAGACTCCCGTCACGCTCGATTTGCCGATCCGTAACATCAACCGGACGGTGGGCACCATTTTGTCCAGCGAAATTACTCGGAAATACGGCGCTCACGGGTTCGACGTGGAAGACACCGTTCAACTCAACTTCAAAGGCTCGGCGGGCCAAAGCTTGCTGGCCTTTGGCGTGCACGGCGTCACGGTGCGTGTGGAAGGAGATGTGAACGACTATTGCGGCAAGGGGCTTTCCGGCGGCAGGATTATTGTTTATCCACCACGGGAAGCCACCTTTGCCGCCGAGAAAAACATTGTGGCCGGCAATGTGGTGCTGTACGGCGCCACCAGCGGCGAGCTGTATTTGCGGGGCGTGGCCGGTGAGCGGTTTTGTGTTCGCAACAGCGGCGCGCACGCCGTCGTAGAAGGGGTGGGAGACCATGGTTGCGAATACATGACCGGCGGGCGGGCCATTATTTTGGGGGAAACCGGCCGGAATTTTGCCGCCGGCATGAGCGGCGGCATCGCCTATGTGCTGGATCAAACCGGCCGCTTCCCCAAGCTCGTCAATAAGGAAATGATCCAGTTGGAAGAGCTCAATGCTGATGACCGCGAATACATTGGCAAAAAACTAGCCCAGCACGTGCATTACACGGGCAGCACGATCGGCCAACGGGTGCTGGACGATTGGGACAACATGATCGGTAAGTTTGTTAAAGTGATGCCGACCGATTACAAACGTGCGCTGGCGGAAATGGCCAAGGCCCATTTGCCAACTTCTGCCGAAGCGGAAACGGCGCCGAAGGCCGTGGTGAATGTGTAA